In the Candidatus Poribacteria bacterium genome, GCAAGGCGTTCAAAGGGAGACGCCTTGCCCTTTCACGTTGCCTTGACAACTTCGCATATGGAAATGTATCCTTGTTATAGATCCTTAATTAAGGAGGTCAAGGATGAAGATCAAGGTGATAAGCGTAGTGATTGTTCTCTGTCTTTTCTCCGCCCTTTCAAGCTGGGCTGGGAAAATAGGAGACGTCGGCATCTTCTGCGATCAGACTAGCTGGATAGATGCCGCCGCCGCAAAGCGCATCGCCGAGGCGCTTGTCAAAAACGTGAAGTCGGCCGCCAGCATTAAGATCTATGATCTGGACGGGATAGCCGACTTCGCTAAAGCGAACACGGGTGACGGCGAGGTTGATGTGATCATGACCTTCGGCTACTTCCCCGAAACCATATATCCAGCTGGGAACGCCAAGCCTGATGGCTCAATAGCCGAGCTGTTCTTGGAAGATGGGAACATGTTCCTAAACACGGCCGACTATATCTTTTACGTCACCAAGGGCGGTGGCGCAAACGGCACCGGCGGCCTTCAGAACATGATGGATATCCCTGGTATCACGATGTGGGGCGATAATACTGCCGTCACGGTTACAGATGATGGGAAGAAATACATGCCATCGCTTAAGGATTATCCGACTTGGAGACCATTCCATATCAATGAGCTCCAAGACCCCTGGGAGGCGGAGGCGATCTTCGCCATCGATGGCAGCGGCACAAAAGCCGATCCGGTGGTCGTGAAGGATAAGAAGACAAACGGCAGGATAGCGATCGCCTTCCAGGTGGGGCTTGATAAAGTGGACGAGGACACCAGAACGAAATGCCTCACAGAGTTCTTCAACAACTGGCTTTCGACCATTCCGGAGGCAACCCCGGTAAATCCTGCCGGTCTGCTGCCTCTCACATGGGGTGCTGTAAAAGGAAGGTGAAAATAAGCTGACCCTGCATATCGCCCGGTGGGAGCATACGTTCCCCCGGGCGATACTGTTTTGAGGTGTTCCCATGATACAGGCGCGCCGTTATCGCGGATTGCCCTACCTTCTTCTCCTCGCATTGGTTTTCTTCCCCCTCAACTCCTATCCTTGGGGTAGGGAAGGACATATAGCGATCACCAATAAAGCTATAGATGCGCTGCCGAGTACTATAAAGGCGTTCTTCGATCTGAATAGGGATGAACTGGTGAGGCTCTCGAATGTCCCCGACTGGGAGTGGAAGGCAAATTCCGAAGCCCGATATACCTCGTCATGGCATTATCTTGATATAGACAAGTTCGATTTCAGATATCCGTTCAAAGATTTCCCCAGAGACAAGAAGGAGCTGAAGAAGCTCTATGATGAGCGGGGTGAAGCGGGATACCTTCCCTGGACGATAGCCGATTACTACGACAAACTCATGAAGGCATTTAAAAGGGATGACCTGGAATCCGTTGTGTATTATGCTGGAATCGTTTCACACTTCATAGGTGATAGCACCATGCCCCTACATTGCACACGCAACTACAACGGGGATTTTTCCGGAAATTATAAGTTCGATGTGCCTTATGACTCGCCCGATTACGCCCATAGGGGAGTCCACCAGAGGTTTGAAATCGGGTTAATGGAGAGATATCTCGATAAATATAAGTCCAAACTCCAAGGTCGGAAGATCATCGTCAAACGGCTTCCAGATGATAAGTTGGAGTATGCCTTTCAGATGATAGTCGATTCCTTTTACAACGTTGATCAGATCATCTATTTCGACAAGGCCGCCATGAAGGCCTTCAAGATAAAGTATGACCTTGAGGATTTCAAATCCAAAGCGGATAAATACTACGCCTATATGGATCGGCATGTTGGATCGCTTTTGGTCGACAGGTTGGCCAAGGCATCGGAGTTCCTGGCGAGCTTCTGGTATTCGGCGTGGATTGAGGCCGGGAAACCTGATCTCAAGCTTGAGAGAATCGAGGTGAAGGACGTATCGCCGAGATGAAGAGGATAGATAAGGATAAACTGAACTCATTCCTGGAATCCATCGCATCCGAAGGATATGAGGTGCTTGTGCCCTCGGAGGAAAGGCTTGGGTTCGCAAGGTTCGATCCAGATACCAAGATACCGATTGAGGGTATCACCAGGAGGCCGATAAAATCCATTTTCTTTCCGCAGACCGAAACCCTGCTTGAATGGCACGGGGATGGACCGCCGATTGAGACCCCACCCGATGAGACAAAGCGGCTCGTCTTCGGGGCGAGACCATGTGATCTTCGAGCGTTAACCCTTCTAGACAGAGTTTTCATGGGAGAGGTTGTCGATCCCTATTACGCGGCCCGCCGTAGAAACACGGCTCTCTTCTCCCTGGCCTGCTCACATCCCGCCGATGGATATTGTTTCTGTGTTATGGTAGGCGGAGACCCATTCTCGGTGGAAAACTCCGACGCCCTTTTCATCGATATAGGCGAAAGCTTCTTGGTGAAACCGATCACCGAAAGGGGCGTGAAACTCCTGGGGGATCTACCTGATGAGGAGGTGAAGGAGAGCGAGATCGATGATATAGCCCAAAGGTCCAGAGATGCCATTCGCTCCAACCTGCTCAGATCCGATCTCCCCACCGAGACCGTTCGAATAGAGCCCGAGAAGCTATGGGATCTCTTCGATTCGGAGATTTGGGAGGAGGTGCGCCTGGGATGTATAGGATGCGGCGTCTGTTCCTTTCTGTGCCCTACCTGTCATTGCTTTGATATATCCGATGAGAAGTCTAAAAATGGCGGCAGGAGAATCCGTGTCTGGGATACCTGTGCTTTCCCGGTATTTACCAAGCAGGCTTCCGGCTATAATCCCAGGCCCACACAGCGGGAGAGAATAAGACAGAGGGTGATGCATAAATTCTGTTATATTCCGGAGAACTTCGATATTTTAGGGTGCGTCGGCTGTGGGAGATGCGTTAGATACTGTCCAGGAGGTAGTGATATAAGATATATCCTGGTAAAACTGTTACGCTCATAATTGCCGTCGAGTGCTGGGGAACCTTGGAGCCATTGCCTGCTGCAACTGAGAAGAGCGTTATTTATAGTCAACGCTCATATTATCGCTGAGTGTAGTGGGATGCCAAAACAGGTTAAGGTTTAGGTTGAGGTTAAGATGGTCAAGGGTCGAAAAATGGTCTAGAGTCAAGGGTCTAGGGTCTTATTTTTCGTCCCTTTCGTGAAAGGGCGTTGATTGCCACCGTAGTAGGAGCATTCAAATAATAGGCCTGGGAGATGAACCCGCTTGCCATCGCCCTTGTATTGCTTTCCACCTTCATGCACGCCTCATGGAATTTGATGGCTAGACATGGCAGATCTGAGCATGACTTCTTCGAGCGCATGCAGATAGGGGTCATTTTGATCGGATTGATCCCCGGCCTATCTAGCGAATTCATCGCCCGATCCATCCCGCCAAGGGTGTGGCCTTACGTGACCATATCGGGTCTTTCCTGTGGACTTTATTATCTTTCCCTTGCCAATGCCTACAGCTCTGGTGATTTCACGACGGTTTATCCTGTCGCCCGTGCATTGCCCGTCCTGCTCATGGGACTGGTGGATCTCGCTCGTGGGAGGACACCGACGGCAGCAGGCTGGACCGGTATGTTTCTGGTCGTAGTGGGCTGTTCCCTCTCCCCGCTTGAATCGATAAAGCGGATCGATCCCAGAAGATACCTCAACAGGACGAGCCTCTGGATGTTTTTAACGGCGATGGGAACGGTCGGATACTCCACATTTGATAAACTCTCCTCCGAGCTGGTCAAGCAGGGTCCGGCAACAGCGGCCAGATACGGGTACTTCTTCTATACTATCGCCGGTCTTTCATATATGTTAATGCGGAGGTTGTTTGCACCGGAGGGGAAACGCGAAGGGAAGCCTGCGGGAAAACTTGGGTGGAAGATGCCGATTCTAGGAGGAATCTTCAACTTCGGAGCCTACTGGCTGGTTTTATGGGCATATCAGCTAGCCGGCAGGGCAAGCTATGTCGTGGCGTTCAGACAGTTCAGTATAGTCATAGGATCCTTGGCCGCCTTCATCCTTTATAGGGAGAAGGGATTCGCAGTTCGGATGACAGCTGTTTCGACCATAACCCTCGGGCTGATTATCATTGTGATTTGGGGCACTTAGCCCTCTGAAGAATTTACCGAGGATGAAAGTCTTGCGATGAAGGGATTCATGTTGTATTATCTAAACGAAGTTTCCGTTCGCCTAGGGAGGTTTCTCCGTTGCAACTCCCGAGTATGTTCCTGATCAGACAGATATTTCCCAGGCCGGTTGTCGGGGATATCCCTTCCAGGATAAAAGAGGAACTTGGAAGGATAAGGTTTGAGAGGAGGATCAATCCGGGAGATTCCATAGCCATCACGGCCGGCAGCAGAGGAATAGCCAACATGCCGCTCATAATTAAATCGCTGGTCGGCGAGCTTAAATCCATCGGCGCCCATCCCTTTATAATCCCGGCTATGGGAAGCCACGGCGGAGCGACAGCCGAAGGACAGAAAGCTGTATTGGAGGATTACGGCATAACGGAGGAGAACATCGGCGCGCCGATCCGATCTTCGATGGATGTGCTTAAAATCGGTCAGCTGCCGGACGGTTCACCGGTTTACATCGACAAACTCGCCGCCGAAGCGGATGGAATAGTCGTTCTCAACCGTATAAAGCCCCATACCGATTTCGTAGGACGTATCGGAAGCGGATTGATGAAGATGATGGCCATCGGGCTGGGCAAAAAGAAAGGCGCCGAGCTTTATCATAGGACCTTCTTCAAATACGGTTTCGAGAAAACCATCAGATGGGCTGCACGTGAGGTGTTAAGAAATTGTAAGGTTAAATTTGGAATCGGAATCATAGAAAACGCCTATGAGGAAACCGCTGATATCGTCGCACTTCTCCCGGAGGAAATCGAGGAAAGCGAGGAAAAGCTCTTCGCCAAGGCGAAGGAACTCTCCGGTAAGCTTCCGTTTGAGGATCTGGATGTGTTGATCGTGGACAAGATGGGTAAGGACATAAGCGGAACCGGAATGGATACGAACGTCATAGGTAGAATGATGCAGAATTTCGAACCTGAGCCGGAGAAACCCGATATCCTCAGGATTGTGGTGCTGGATCTCACCGATAGATCCCACGGTAACGCTGTGGGAATGGGACTTGCCGATTTCACCACCGCCCGTCTAGTGGGCAAGATAGACCGCAGGGCAACCTATACCAACAGTATCACCTCGTTGGGCCCTCAAAAATCCAAGATCCCGGTCTATCTTGATACCGATAGGGAAGCCATAGAAGCAGCCCTCGCGACCGTTGGAATCCGAGAGCCTAGAGAGTGTAGGGTCGTTCATATAAGGAGCACATTACACCTACACCTGGTTGAGATCTCCGAACCGCTTCTGGAGGAAGTTAAAGGGAGAGAAGATCTGAGGATAATTTCCGGGCCGGAACCGCTGAAGTTCGATGAGAATGGAAATCTCATATCGAAGTTAGCCATGCTGGATTCAGGATCAACGGCGATTTAAGGGGATAAGGGTGAGGAACATCAAACTGACGATAGAATATGACGGCACAGATTTTATAGGCTGGCAGATACAGAAGGAGGGGCGCACCGTCCAGGGGATAATAAGGGATGTCATATGGCAGATCACAGGCGAAAAGGTGAAATTGATCGGCGCCGGTCGAACCGATTCAGGGGTGCACGCTACCGGTCAGGTCGCCAACTTCCGCACCGAATCTAAGCTTTCGACAGATGAGTTTCACAAGGCCCTTAATGCTCTCCTGCCCGATGACGTGGCGATAGCAACCGTCGAAGAGGTGGATGAGGATTTTAACGCCAGATATAGCGCCTTGAGCCGAAGATATAGATACCTGATCCTCAATAGGGAATATCCGTCGGCCATCATGAGGAGATATGTTTGGTATGTTCCATATGGGTTGGACGTCAACCTGATGGACAGGGCGATTAAGGTTCTGGAGGGTACGCATGATTTCTCATCCTTCCAGAGGAGGGGTAGTAGTAGGAAGAATCCCGTTTGCACGGTGATAGAAGCCTTTTGTCGTCGAGAGGGAGATATGATCAGGATTGAGATAGAGGCTGACTCTTTCCTGAGGGGGATGGTCAGAGCGATTGTGGGAACCCTGTTGAAGGTGATCGAGCATGCCGATCCAGAGGGGAAGATCCTAGAGATTCTGGCGGCTAAGGACAGAGCGGCCGCTGGCCCTTCGGTGCCACCTCATGGACTTTGTCTTGTAAAGGTTAGATATCCAGGGAGGGATTGATCTTATGCGTCTGAAAAGCCTTAAGCTCAGGGGATTTAAAAGCTTCGCCGAAGAGGTAGAACTTCTGTTTGATAAAGGGATAACCGTTATCGTAGGCCCAAACGGATGCGGCAAGAGCAATATCTCCGACGCCGTCCGGTGGGTGTTGGGCGAGCAAAGCTCCAAATCGCTCAGATGCTCCCGGATGGAAGATGTGATCTTCAACGGGGGAACCAACAGCAAGCCCCAAAATCACGCCTATGTGGCGCTGAGATTCTCAAATGAGGATGGACTCCTGCCGTTGGATTCACCTGAGGTGGAGATTGCCCGTCAGCTTCACAGATCCGGCGATAGCAAATATTTCATCAACGGCACCCCATGCCTACTGCGTGATATCCGTGACCTCTTCGTTGACACCGGAATAGGGGCGAACGCCTACTCGCTTATGGAACAGAACAACATAGACCTTATCCTGAACTCCAAGCCACATGAGAGGAGATTTCTCTTCGACGAGGTGGCCGGCATAAACAGGTATAAGCAGCGCAAAAATGCGGCCCTGCGTAAACTGGAGGATACGGAGGCAAACTTAGCAAGGATAAATGATGTGATAATCGAGCTTGAGCGCCAGACGGAATCCCTGCATCAGCAGGCGGAGATAGCCCGTAGATACCTGGATCTCGAGGAAAAGCTCAGATCAGCCGAAATCGAAAAGGCGCGTCGAAGGTTCGTCGATCTCACCGGAAGACTCTCGGAGGTGGAGAAGCAACTCGAAGAGATTTCATCCAAACTCTCCGAGAGGATAAGCGAGATCGAGTCCCTGGAAGCTTCAATGGCTCAGCTCAACTCGCGCAGGGATAAGATAGACGGTGAGATCTCCGATCTATCGGAGAGGATAAGGAAAATCGAGTCCGAAATAGAGCGAACTGAAAGCAATATCGCCATATATAAGGATAGACAGGGAGCCATATCGAATCAGAGAAAGCGGGCGCGCTATGAGATAGAGCTCGTGGAGAAACGGCTGAAGGAGATCGAAAAGGAGATGGAATCCAGATCGCAGGAGAAGAGAAAGCTTGAGATAGAGCTTGAGCTTGAAAACAGCCGGCTTAAAGCCCATGAGGGGTTTATCTCACAGATTGAAGCCAGCGTATCCCGTGCCCGCTCTGAGATCGACGCACTTAAATCTCGGATGATCTCGCTCTTCGATGAGAGGACAAAGCTGCAAAATGAGCTCTCCTCTATCAACTCCAGGATCGAATACTCTGAAAATCGACTTAGCAGGCTTTCGAACGACGAGGGGAGTTTCAAACTCGAGATGAACGAGGTAAAAGCACAGATCGAGGGGCTTCAGCGACAATCGAAGCTGATCGAGTCGGAGATGATCTCTATGGACACGGGATTGAAGGAGATCGAGTCCCAGATCTCCTCTGGGGAAAAGCTGCTCAGAAAACTTGAAGCGGAGATATCGGGCATACAGCAATCTCTTGGGATGAGCCTCTCCAAGCTCAACTCGCTTAAAGAACTACAGAGCGGCTATGAGGGATACTATTCGGGCGTTAGGGCTGTGATGAAGGCGCGGGAGCTTAACCCCGATGAGTTCAGCGGGATATGTGGGGTCGTAGGGGAACTCATAAGGACTGAGCCGGAGTATGAGCTCGCCATCGAAGTGGCACTGGGAAGTGGCATACAAAACATCATAGTTGAAACCGCCGAAGACGCTCAAAAGGCGATCGATCTGCTCAAAAAGACAAGGACAGGACGGGTGACCTTCCTACCGCTCGATATCCTCAGAGCGCGCAAATTTACCGGCGGGGAGAGAGTGTTGAATCACAGCGGCGTTATCGGATTGGCCTCTGAACTGGTCTCATTTGACCCCAGATACAGCGTGGCCATCGATTATCTGCTGGGAAACACGCTCGTCGTGGAAAGCTTGGATATCGCCATATCCATATCCCGCAGGTTTAGACCGGCCTGTAGGCTCGTAACACTGGAAGGTGAGATCATAAGCGCATCTGGAGCTATAACAGGTGGTTCCAGCAAATCAAATGTTATCGGATTGTTGAGCAGAGGACGCGAGATCGACGAGCTGGAGAGAAAGGTTGAAAAGCTCTCCGCTCGATTGAGCGAGAAAGATGCCGAGCGGAAAGGGCTTTCGGCCAAGATCGCCGCGCTGCAGAAGGAGAAACAGCGGATCGTATCCTCCTCACAGGAAAGGAAGATCCAGATGGCTGAGATCTCAAAAGAGATGCAGGCGTTGGAGAAAAGACGAGATCGACTCCAAAAAGAGCTGGAGGTCTTGAAAAGTGAAGGCGAAGTGGTTAAACGCGACCTGGAGGAGCTCTCAGGGAGAAGATCCGAGATAGACGCTAGGTTAAAGGAGATCGAAAAGGAATACTCCTCCCTCAACAGGAAATCCCAGAGACTTTCGGAGCAGATAGAATCGGAGATGGATAAGAGAAGGGAGGTGGAAAGGCTGTGCGGTGAGAAGAAAATCCAGCTTGCAACCATCAGGGAGAAAATACGCGGCATAGAGGAATCGATCAGGTCGATGGAGGATGAACGCGGCAGGATAGGAGAGAGAATCGAGGAGTTTAAGGAGACGATCCGATCGGCGGAGCAATCTTACGCTGAA is a window encoding:
- a CDS encoding zinc dependent phospholipase C family protein, which gives rise to MIQARRYRGLPYLLLLALVFFPLNSYPWGREGHIAITNKAIDALPSTIKAFFDLNRDELVRLSNVPDWEWKANSEARYTSSWHYLDIDKFDFRYPFKDFPRDKKELKKLYDERGEAGYLPWTIADYYDKLMKAFKRDDLESVVYYAGIVSHFIGDSTMPLHCTRNYNGDFSGNYKFDVPYDSPDYAHRGVHQRFEIGLMERYLDKYKSKLQGRKIIVKRLPDDKLEYAFQMIVDSFYNVDQIIYFDKAAMKAFKIKYDLEDFKSKADKYYAYMDRHVGSLLVDRLAKASEFLASFWYSAWIEAGKPDLKLERIEVKDVSPR
- the truA gene encoding tRNA pseudouridine(38-40) synthase TruA — its product is MRNIKLTIEYDGTDFIGWQIQKEGRTVQGIIRDVIWQITGEKVKLIGAGRTDSGVHATGQVANFRTESKLSTDEFHKALNALLPDDVAIATVEEVDEDFNARYSALSRRYRYLILNREYPSAIMRRYVWYVPYGLDVNLMDRAIKVLEGTHDFSSFQRRGSSRKNPVCTVIEAFCRREGDMIRIEIEADSFLRGMVRAIVGTLLKVIEHADPEGKILEILAAKDRAAAGPSVPPHGLCLVKVRYPGRD
- a CDS encoding EamA family transporter, with protein sequence MNPLAIALVLLSTFMHASWNLMARHGRSEHDFFERMQIGVILIGLIPGLSSEFIARSIPPRVWPYVTISGLSCGLYYLSLANAYSSGDFTTVYPVARALPVLLMGLVDLARGRTPTAAGWTGMFLVVVGCSLSPLESIKRIDPRRYLNRTSLWMFLTAMGTVGYSTFDKLSSELVKQGPATAARYGYFFYTIAGLSYMLMRRLFAPEGKREGKPAGKLGWKMPILGGIFNFGAYWLVLWAYQLAGRASYVVAFRQFSIVIGSLAAFILYREKGFAVRMTAVSTITLGLIIIVIWGT
- the smc gene encoding chromosome segregation protein SMC — protein: MRLKSLKLRGFKSFAEEVELLFDKGITVIVGPNGCGKSNISDAVRWVLGEQSSKSLRCSRMEDVIFNGGTNSKPQNHAYVALRFSNEDGLLPLDSPEVEIARQLHRSGDSKYFINGTPCLLRDIRDLFVDTGIGANAYSLMEQNNIDLILNSKPHERRFLFDEVAGINRYKQRKNAALRKLEDTEANLARINDVIIELERQTESLHQQAEIARRYLDLEEKLRSAEIEKARRRFVDLTGRLSEVEKQLEEISSKLSERISEIESLEASMAQLNSRRDKIDGEISDLSERIRKIESEIERTESNIAIYKDRQGAISNQRKRARYEIELVEKRLKEIEKEMESRSQEKRKLEIELELENSRLKAHEGFISQIEASVSRARSEIDALKSRMISLFDERTKLQNELSSINSRIEYSENRLSRLSNDEGSFKLEMNEVKAQIEGLQRQSKLIESEMISMDTGLKEIESQISSGEKLLRKLEAEISGIQQSLGMSLSKLNSLKELQSGYEGYYSGVRAVMKARELNPDEFSGICGVVGELIRTEPEYELAIEVALGSGIQNIIVETAEDAQKAIDLLKKTRTGRVTFLPLDILRARKFTGGERVLNHSGVIGLASELVSFDPRYSVAIDYLLGNTLVVESLDIAISISRRFRPACRLVTLEGEIISASGAITGGSSKSNVIGLLSRGREIDELERKVEKLSARLSEKDAERKGLSAKIAALQKEKQRIVSSSQERKIQMAEISKEMQALEKRRDRLQKELEVLKSEGEVVKRDLEELSGRRSEIDARLKEIEKEYSSLNRKSQRLSEQIESEMDKRREVERLCGEKKIQLATIREKIRGIEESIRSMEDERGRIGERIEEFKETIRSAEQSYAEIAEKIEEEQHKFLRLEQTLFDLNERSAALGREKEKLLGEMEKTERRLRYLRRSISSIEARKHELDVTYTELQIQMDNLRTSMRERFNFPIEEAQPAMTELEDEDLRRFIEEIKDEIRGMGTVNLKAIEDYRQHKERLDFMKKQRDDLVEARDSIYKVINRINATSRRIFLESFNEVNENFKEVFRELFEGGEAELVLTGEDVLECGVEIIAHPPGKKPGSISMLSGGERTLVAIALLFGIFKLKPSPFCILDEVDAALDEANVLRFTRLIKGFSENTQFIIITHNKRTMEIAETMYGVTMEKAGVSKLMSVRFAA
- a CDS encoding 4Fe-4S dicluster domain-containing protein, producing the protein MKRIDKDKLNSFLESIASEGYEVLVPSEERLGFARFDPDTKIPIEGITRRPIKSIFFPQTETLLEWHGDGPPIETPPDETKRLVFGARPCDLRALTLLDRVFMGEVVDPYYAARRRNTALFSLACSHPADGYCFCVMVGGDPFSVENSDALFIDIGESFLVKPITERGVKLLGDLPDEEVKESEIDDIAQRSRDAIRSNLLRSDLPTETVRIEPEKLWDLFDSEIWEEVRLGCIGCGVCSFLCPTCHCFDISDEKSKNGGRRIRVWDTCAFPVFTKQASGYNPRPTQRERIRQRVMHKFCYIPENFDILGCVGCGRCVRYCPGGSDIRYILVKLLRS
- a CDS encoding DUF2088 domain-containing protein — its product is MFLIRQIFPRPVVGDIPSRIKEELGRIRFERRINPGDSIAITAGSRGIANMPLIIKSLVGELKSIGAHPFIIPAMGSHGGATAEGQKAVLEDYGITEENIGAPIRSSMDVLKIGQLPDGSPVYIDKLAAEADGIVVLNRIKPHTDFVGRIGSGLMKMMAIGLGKKKGAELYHRTFFKYGFEKTIRWAAREVLRNCKVKFGIGIIENAYEETADIVALLPEEIEESEEKLFAKAKELSGKLPFEDLDVLIVDKMGKDISGTGMDTNVIGRMMQNFEPEPEKPDILRIVVLDLTDRSHGNAVGMGLADFTTARLVGKIDRRATYTNSITSLGPQKSKIPVYLDTDREAIEAALATVGIREPRECRVVHIRSTLHLHLVEISEPLLEEVKGREDLRIISGPEPLKFDENGNLISKLAMLDSGSTAI